Proteins encoded by one window of Massilia sp. NR 4-1:
- a CDS encoding glycosyltransferase family 4 protein, with product MMNILMLGWEFPPHITGGLGTACHGLLKGLSQLGETNTTLVLPRLLGGEEGGFASLVQAGNGLAAERPQGGEMESERLTAFLAALAPDADASAAGAGRVSGVRLMQGAYEGHSIQEALSYAAQVAALPELAAKADVIHAHDWLTFLAGAAVKKRTGKPLVVHVHSTECDRALHINKDIFRIEKFGLEQADMVIAVSEYTRQVLIGRYETDPAKIFVLHNAAEFPAAAPSRSPERMVAFVGRITHQKGPRHFVEAAYQVSRRMDGVRFVMAGSGDQRPVCEALAAAMGMRQHFEFPGFLDADGLRSLLSRADVYVMPSVSEPFGIGALEAAHAGVPVVLSNYAGVAEVMDCVLKVEPSDTGAVADAIVSILGDDELAAALSAGARHEANKLSWKKSARRLLELYRMLSASGKLAMAPLHHSTPMVTENE from the coding sequence ATGATGAATATACTGATGCTTGGCTGGGAGTTCCCCCCTCATATCACCGGTGGTCTCGGCACGGCCTGCCATGGCCTGCTTAAAGGCCTGAGCCAGCTGGGAGAAACCAATACCACGCTGGTTCTCCCCAGACTGCTGGGCGGCGAAGAGGGCGGCTTCGCCTCGCTGGTGCAGGCGGGGAATGGCCTGGCCGCTGAGCGGCCGCAGGGCGGCGAGATGGAAAGCGAGCGCCTGACGGCCTTTCTCGCCGCTTTGGCGCCGGACGCCGATGCCAGCGCTGCCGGCGCCGGTAGGGTGAGTGGTGTCCGGCTGATGCAGGGAGCATACGAGGGGCATTCGATACAGGAGGCGCTCTCGTATGCTGCGCAGGTCGCGGCGCTGCCCGAGCTTGCGGCCAAGGCTGACGTGATCCATGCCCACGACTGGCTCACCTTCCTGGCTGGCGCGGCGGTAAAAAAGCGCACCGGCAAGCCGCTCGTCGTCCATGTTCATTCGACGGAATGCGACCGGGCGCTCCACATCAATAAGGACATCTTCCGCATCGAGAAATTTGGCCTGGAACAGGCCGATATGGTGATCGCGGTCAGCGAATACACCCGCCAGGTATTGATCGGACGCTATGAAACCGATCCCGCCAAGATCTTCGTATTGCACAACGCGGCCGAATTCCCGGCTGCCGCGCCTTCGCGCAGCCCGGAGCGAATGGTTGCCTTTGTCGGCCGCATAACGCACCAGAAGGGGCCGCGCCATTTCGTCGAGGCGGCCTACCAGGTCAGCCGCAGAATGGATGGCGTCAGATTCGTGATGGCGGGCAGCGGCGATCAGCGGCCCGTATGCGAAGCCCTGGCCGCTGCAATGGGCATGCGCCAGCATTTTGAATTCCCTGGCTTTCTGGATGCGGATGGTTTGCGCAGCCTGCTGTCGAGGGCAGACGTGTATGTCATGCCTTCCGTATCCGAACCCTTCGGCATCGGTGCGCTGGAGGCGGCCCATGCGGGCGTGCCGGTGGTGTTGTCAAACTATGCCGGCGTGGCCGAGGTCATGGACTGCGTGCTCAAAGTGGAGCCGTCCGATACCGGCGCCGTCGCCGACGCCATCGTTTCCATCCTCGGCGACGATGAGCTGGCGGCTGCGCTGTCGGCCGGGGCCAGGCATGAGGCGAATAAATTGAGCTGGAAAAAATCCGCGCGCCGCTTGCTGGAGCTGTACCGCATGCTGTCCGCCTCGGGCAAGCTCGCGATGGCGCCGCTCCACCACTCCACCCCTATGGTGACCGAAAATGAATAA
- a CDS encoding non-ribosomal peptide synthetase, with protein MGALSPYQQRLVFLDQFNGGSAHCNRLRAFELEGCFNPAMAEQALSALAGRHHLLRARFVADEGGARQLWVEAGEPQLRCLDLSAGAQPQTALHEAIHAEMECSFDLARGCLLRLCHLRLGEGSGMLLLTAHGIIADERSMTLLADEFWWYYAAAADGSDGAAWLPARQFQEYLQWRNRRDDAEADQLQYWARQLDGLPPVHALPLDGPRPAQQGYRGGRHVLTVEPSLARKLAQLARDQELDLAIVLHTALSVLLARHGGGTDSVIGRASSLRPGEDWQDVLGPFGNMLAVRTSCADNPSFLDHLRTVQAAGEAARAHGELPFERIVERLNPARSPQYTPLFQIVFGLNEDGAPQSGPIEAAGLRARPFAHDEKPALYELAFHARGGEQGLALEIVYNADLFKHSTIVRMAAHMQILLQGIAEAPETKLHQLPLMSEAEQQWLAYGVNATQTPYPQQRRVHQLFEDQACKMPLATAVEYGEECLSYAELNARAQRLAHRLRQQGLREGALAGLCVERGPNLVVALLAILKAGAAYVPLDAAYPSARLAHMVSDSGLRLLLTQQSLRGAAVQMAGGGQDVRILYLDDEADLAALDAEGDAEPPAAAGLVDHPAYVIYTSGSTGMPKGVQVGHRSLSNFVWAMRRELDIGQHDAVLNLTSLSFDIAGLELWLPLACGARIVLISREAAGDPQLLAACIERHGVTVAQATPSTWRMLVQHRWPVAQGGLKVLCGGEALAPALARDMLRHTPLVWNLYGPTETTIWSALHRITADAPYPYIGRPIDNTQIYILDEHLQLAPTGVSGELYIGGDGLAHGYLHRPELTRERFIVHFPAGGRLYRTGDLARRLEDGTLEYLGRIDDQVKIRGFRIELGEVENQLALQPEIDAAVVVAREEASGEKRLVAYLSLKPGMAGPQEFAALLRARLQGILPEYMVPALFVVLPAFPMTPNGKIDKKALPAPEVSALHRPYADPRDENERILLEIWRHVLGLDSIGIHDNFFEIGGDSIMTIQIVARANKAGIPLRPRHLFDFQTVEALARHAVAQAASDESGGPPPMLADGDDSGEPLINPIIHYLHFNQGWGTWFTTTSEFMWKSGEIDLATTVRALHLLVQRYEALRFQLVRSGNQLQHRLMPPPDEQGLLRLEDVSQAAAPDVDSQLNAIYNKWKGDFVFDERSYLFRFVYIKGRPEQGDRLVLIFHHMLVDGESNGILKEAFLATYRALLNGAAPPAREEMPYSFWLRARQRRLQAAQAVDSAYWRNLRWEEAADFQQELAPPMPAPEHPSESFLLDEVSTARLLRLSSAGSSLMVEAILFALIQGIHPWISGPLVLCEMVMSNRQVAVGEADVSGVVGNLTTNNILPIDTSDGDWLPTLDRLLDIRAQRRSVPNEGAGLLHWLYASEALAGIEYRPLIGVNLVFCDERYGEEPEAGISHHSAWSFMRDESNENIHALFFEVRIFENAVKISSFANARCCPKPVQFHVNTRIHQALLSLQSVSDPKAERREMAPFHA; from the coding sequence ATGGGGGCACTCTCGCCATATCAGCAAAGACTGGTATTTCTCGACCAGTTCAACGGCGGCAGCGCGCATTGCAACCGGCTGCGGGCATTTGAGCTGGAAGGATGCTTCAACCCTGCCATGGCGGAACAGGCGCTCAGCGCTCTGGCTGGGCGCCACCATCTGCTGCGTGCACGCTTCGTGGCCGACGAGGGGGGGGCGCGGCAGCTTTGGGTCGAAGCAGGCGAACCGCAGCTGCGCTGTCTCGATCTGAGTGCCGGCGCGCAGCCGCAAACGGCGCTGCATGAGGCCATTCACGCTGAAATGGAGTGCAGCTTCGATCTGGCACGGGGCTGCCTGCTGCGCCTATGCCATCTACGGCTGGGCGAGGGGAGCGGGATGCTGCTGCTGACGGCGCATGGCATCATTGCCGACGAGCGCTCCATGACGCTGCTGGCCGACGAATTCTGGTGGTACTATGCGGCGGCAGCGGATGGCTCGGACGGCGCGGCGTGGCTGCCGGCGCGGCAATTCCAGGAGTATCTGCAGTGGCGCAACAGGCGGGACGATGCCGAGGCGGATCAGCTGCAGTACTGGGCGCGGCAGCTGGATGGCCTGCCGCCGGTCCATGCCTTGCCGCTGGATGGCCCGCGTCCCGCGCAGCAGGGTTACCGGGGCGGGCGGCACGTGTTGACGGTAGAACCGTCACTCGCTCGGAAACTGGCGCAGCTGGCCAGGGACCAGGAACTTGATCTTGCCATTGTGCTGCATACCGCCTTGAGCGTGCTGCTGGCACGCCATGGTGGCGGCACGGACAGCGTTATCGGTCGCGCAAGCTCGCTGCGTCCCGGCGAGGATTGGCAGGACGTGCTTGGGCCGTTCGGCAATATGCTTGCGGTAAGGACCAGTTGCGCCGACAACCCAAGCTTCCTCGACCATTTACGTACCGTGCAGGCGGCCGGGGAGGCGGCGCGCGCGCATGGGGAGCTGCCCTTTGAGCGCATCGTGGAACGCTTGAATCCCGCGCGCAGCCCCCAGTATACGCCGCTGTTTCAGATCGTCTTCGGTCTGAATGAGGATGGCGCACCACAATCCGGCCCGATCGAGGCAGCAGGACTGCGCGCACGGCCCTTTGCCCATGATGAAAAGCCGGCCCTTTATGAGCTGGCTTTCCACGCCCGCGGCGGCGAGCAGGGGCTGGCACTGGAAATCGTCTATAACGCCGATCTGTTCAAGCACAGCACCATCGTGCGGATGGCCGCGCATATGCAGATCCTTTTGCAAGGCATTGCCGAAGCGCCGGAAACCAAACTGCATCAGCTGCCGCTGATGAGCGAGGCTGAGCAGCAGTGGCTGGCATATGGGGTCAATGCCACGCAAACACCATATCCGCAACAGCGACGCGTGCATCAGCTCTTCGAAGATCAGGCCTGCAAGATGCCGCTGGCGACGGCAGTGGAATATGGGGAGGAGTGCCTCAGTTACGCCGAATTGAATGCGCGGGCACAGCGTCTGGCGCACCGGCTGCGCCAGCAAGGTTTGCGGGAGGGCGCTTTGGCCGGCCTGTGCGTGGAGCGCGGGCCGAATCTGGTGGTGGCCTTGCTTGCCATCCTGAAGGCCGGCGCGGCTTACGTGCCCCTGGATGCAGCCTATCCATCGGCCAGGCTGGCGCATATGGTAAGCGACAGCGGCTTGCGCCTGCTGCTGACGCAGCAGTCGCTGCGCGGTGCCGCCGTGCAGATGGCCGGCGGCGGCCAGGATGTGCGGATTCTCTACCTGGACGATGAAGCCGATTTGGCCGCGCTGGATGCCGAAGGTGACGCCGAGCCGCCCGCCGCTGCCGGTTTGGTCGACCATCCGGCTTACGTCATTTATACGTCCGGTTCCACCGGCATGCCCAAAGGGGTGCAGGTCGGCCACCGCTCGCTCAGCAATTTCGTATGGGCCATGCGGCGCGAACTCGATATCGGCCAGCATGATGCGGTTCTGAATCTCACCTCCTTGTCCTTCGATATCGCCGGCCTTGAGCTGTGGCTGCCGTTGGCATGCGGCGCGCGCATTGTGTTGATATCGCGCGAAGCGGCAGGCGATCCGCAGCTGTTGGCAGCCTGCATCGAGCGGCATGGCGTGACGGTGGCACAGGCAACGCCGTCCACCTGGCGCATGCTGGTGCAGCACCGCTGGCCGGTGGCCCAGGGAGGCCTGAAAGTGCTGTGTGGCGGTGAAGCGCTTGCTCCGGCATTGGCGCGCGATATGCTGCGCCACACCCCGCTGGTATGGAATCTATACGGGCCGACCGAAACCACGATCTGGTCGGCGCTGCATCGGATCACGGCGGATGCGCCGTATCCGTATATCGGCCGTCCAATCGACAATACCCAGATCTATATTCTGGACGAGCACCTGCAACTGGCGCCCACTGGCGTATCCGGGGAGTTGTATATCGGCGGGGATGGACTGGCCCATGGTTATCTGCATCGGCCCGAGCTCACCAGGGAGCGTTTCATCGTCCATTTCCCGGCCGGCGGCCGCCTGTACCGGACCGGGGACCTGGCCCGCCGCCTGGAAGACGGCACTCTCGAATACCTGGGACGGATCGACGATCAGGTCAAGATCCGTGGCTTCCGCATTGAATTGGGCGAGGTGGAAAACCAGCTCGCATTGCAGCCTGAGATCGACGCCGCCGTTGTGGTGGCGCGCGAGGAGGCGTCCGGCGAAAAGCGCCTGGTGGCTTACCTGTCCCTCAAACCGGGAATGGCAGGCCCGCAGGAGTTCGCCGCCCTGTTGCGCGCGCGCCTGCAGGGCATCCTGCCGGAATACATGGTGCCGGCCCTGTTTGTCGTGCTCCCTGCCTTTCCCATGACCCCGAACGGAAAAATCGATAAAAAGGCCTTGCCGGCGCCGGAAGTCAGCGCCTTGCACAGACCCTATGCAGATCCGCGCGATGAGAATGAACGGATACTGCTTGAGATATGGCGTCATGTACTGGGACTGGATAGTATCGGGATCCACGATAATTTCTTTGAAATCGGCGGCGATTCCATCATGACGATCCAGATCGTCGCCAGGGCGAACAAGGCCGGAATTCCACTGCGCCCGCGCCATCTCTTCGATTTTCAGACCGTGGAAGCGCTGGCGCGGCATGCCGTGGCGCAGGCTGCCAGCGATGAAAGCGGCGGACCGCCGCCAATGCTGGCTGACGGAGACGATAGCGGTGAGCCGCTGATTAATCCGATCATTCATTACCTTCATTTCAACCAAGGTTGGGGGACGTGGTTCACCACCACATCGGAATTCATGTGGAAAAGCGGCGAGATCGATCTGGCCACGACTGTACGCGCGCTGCATCTGCTGGTGCAAAGATATGAGGCGTTGCGGTTTCAGCTGGTGCGCAGCGGGAACCAGCTGCAACACCGCCTGATGCCGCCGCCCGATGAGCAAGGACTGCTGCGGCTGGAAGACGTGAGCCAGGCCGCGGCACCGGACGTGGATAGCCAGCTGAACGCCATCTATAACAAATGGAAGGGCGATTTCGTGTTTGATGAACGGAGCTATCTGTTCCGCTTCGTCTATATCAAGGGCCGGCCCGAACAAGGCGACCGGCTGGTGCTGATATTCCACCATATGCTGGTGGATGGAGAATCGAACGGTATTTTGAAAGAAGCCTTTCTCGCCACCTATCGGGCCTTGCTGAACGGCGCGGCGCCGCCGGCGCGGGAAGAGATGCCTTATTCATTCTGGCTGCGAGCCAGGCAGCGCAGGCTGCAAGCCGCGCAGGCGGTGGATAGCGCCTACTGGCGCAATCTGCGATGGGAGGAGGCGGCCGATTTTCAGCAGGAACTGGCGCCGCCTATGCCCGCGCCCGAACATCCGTCCGAAAGCTTCCTGCTGGACGAGGTGTCGACGGCCAGGCTACTGCGGCTCAGCAGCGCCGGCAGCTCCCTGATGGTGGAGGCGATCCTGTTTGCCTTGATCCAGGGGATTCATCCCTGGATCAGCGGGCCACTGGTCTTGTGCGAGATGGTCATGAGCAACCGGCAGGTGGCTGTGGGCGAGGCCGATGTCTCAGGCGTGGTCGGGAATCTGACCACGAACAATATTCTGCCCATCGATACCAGCGACGGCGACTGGCTGCCGACGCTCGACCGGCTGCTCGACATCCGTGCGCAGCGCAGAAGCGTCCCCAATGAGGGGGCCGGTCTGCTGCACTGGCTGTATGCGAGCGAGGCGCTGGCCGGCATCGAGTACCGGCCGCTGATCGGCGTGAATCTGGTCTTTTGCGATGAACGCTATGGCGAAGAGCCGGAAGCCGGGATCAGCCATCATAGCGCCTGGTCCTTTATGCGCGACGAATCCAACGAAAACATCCACGCCTTGTTCTTCGAAGTGCGGATTTTCGAGAACGCGGTCAAGATTAGCAGCTTTGCCAATGCGCGGTGCTGTCCGAAGCCGGTGCAGTTCCACGTGAACACCAGAATTCACCAGGCTTTACTGTCCTTGCAGTCCGTAAGCGACCCGAAAGCGGAAAGGCGCGAGATGGCGCCTTTCCATGCTTAA